Proteins encoded within one genomic window of Labrys wisconsinensis:
- a CDS encoding NAD(P)-dependent oxidoreductase gives MTAPRIGLTADLFDSRGRPMFGTGPLDLLAQAGLTWTRLPPDGGAIDPAAVADFDALLIGGSRLGEASLARDGGRLRIVARNGVGHDAVDGAALARRGILLTNSPVAVRHPVAAMALAFMLALGMRLPLKARLAREARWAERGDFPGTGLPGRTLAIVGVGGIGRELVRLVQPFGMRILAADPFVAPAQLAGLPVELMPLEAALAQADFVVIACLLNETTRKLIDAPRLALMKPTAFLINVARGPIVDEAALIAALQAGSIAGAGLDVFEREPADPANPLLAMDTVIATPHSLCWTDGFVDGVARDAIKGIVAAMQGRLPDHVVNPDAIGHGRVGQWLGKSAGPA, from the coding sequence ATGACCGCCCCCCGCATCGGCCTCACCGCCGACCTCTTCGACAGCCGTGGACGGCCGATGTTCGGCACCGGCCCGCTCGACCTCCTCGCCCAGGCGGGCCTGACCTGGACGAGGCTGCCGCCGGACGGCGGCGCCATCGATCCGGCCGCCGTGGCTGATTTCGACGCCCTGCTGATCGGCGGCTCGCGCCTGGGCGAGGCCTCGCTGGCCCGCGACGGCGGCCGGCTGCGCATCGTGGCCCGCAACGGCGTCGGCCATGACGCGGTCGACGGCGCCGCCCTGGCCCGGCGTGGCATCCTCCTGACCAATTCGCCGGTGGCGGTGCGCCATCCCGTCGCCGCCATGGCGCTCGCCTTCATGCTGGCGCTCGGCATGCGCCTGCCGCTGAAGGCGCGCCTCGCCCGCGAGGCACGCTGGGCCGAGCGCGGCGACTTTCCCGGCACGGGCCTGCCCGGCCGCACGCTCGCCATCGTCGGCGTCGGCGGCATCGGCCGCGAGCTGGTCCGGCTGGTCCAGCCCTTCGGCATGCGCATCCTGGCGGCCGATCCCTTCGTCGCGCCCGCGCAGCTCGCCGGCCTGCCGGTCGAGCTCATGCCGCTCGAGGCAGCGCTGGCGCAGGCGGATTTCGTGGTGATCGCCTGCCTGCTGAACGAGACCACCCGCAAGCTGATCGACGCGCCGCGCCTGGCGCTCATGAAGCCGACCGCCTTCCTGATCAACGTGGCGCGCGGCCCGATCGTCGACGAGGCCGCGCTGATCGCCGCGCTGCAGGCGGGCTCGATCGCCGGCGCCGGCCTCGACGTGTTCGAGCGCGAGCCGGCCGACCCCGCCAATCCCCTGCTCGCCATGGACACCGTCATCGCCACACCCCACTCGCTGTGCTGGACCGACGGCTTTGTCGACGGCGTGGCGCGGGACGCGATCAAGGGCATCGTCGCGGCGATGCAGGGGCGGCTGCCGGACCATGTCGTCAACCCCGACGCGATCGGCCATGGCAGGGTCGGGCAATGGCTGGGAAAGTCCGCGGGCCCGGCGTGA
- a CDS encoding polysaccharide deacetylase family protein has translation MLGNACLFHRIDDIYRCYDELMGVLDQFVERGMHCLLAVIPGKLTPEMASYIRRNGNFSVFQHGVLHANRGTPARRDEFPADIARETMTAELQGGKLRLEDMLGSRVEGYVPPWNFTSGPALQVLEGLGFRYLSAGNAVLPTALRTLPARVDTLASYRPVRVAPVEHVEKHLRKEVAARGTAGLLYHVKDIPPDEMPWLGNVIRRAAPLTVPPGLWPVFLESRSAA, from the coding sequence ATGCTCGGCAATGCCTGCCTGTTCCACCGGATCGACGACATCTACCGCTGCTACGACGAGCTGATGGGCGTTCTCGACCAGTTCGTGGAGAGGGGCATGCACTGCCTTCTGGCGGTGATTCCGGGCAAGCTCACGCCCGAGATGGCGTCCTATATCCGTCGCAACGGCAATTTCAGCGTGTTCCAGCACGGCGTCCTTCATGCCAACCGCGGCACGCCGGCGCGGCGGGACGAGTTTCCCGCCGACATTGCGCGCGAGACGATGACGGCGGAGCTGCAGGGCGGCAAGCTTCGCCTCGAGGACATGCTGGGCTCGCGCGTCGAGGGCTATGTCCCGCCCTGGAACTTCACGTCCGGGCCGGCGCTGCAGGTGCTGGAGGGGCTCGGCTTCCGCTATCTCTCGGCTGGCAATGCCGTGTTGCCGACCGCCCTGAGGACGCTGCCGGCGCGCGTCGACACGCTGGCGAGCTACCGGCCGGTGCGCGTCGCCCCGGTCGAGCATGTCGAAAAGCACCTCAGGAAGGAGGTCGCGGCGCGCGGCACGGCCGGTCTGCTCTATCACGTCAAGGATATCCCGCCGGACGAGATGCCCTGGCTCGGCAACGTCATCCGGCGCGCGGCTCCGTTGACCGTGCCGCCCGGCCTGTGGCCGGTGTTCCTGGAGAGCCGCTCCGCCGCCTGA
- a CDS encoding helix-turn-helix domain-containing protein — translation MSTGFDDRKLFAGARLRRIRQEHGLTQTEMAERLGVSISYLNLIERNQRPLTANVLLRLASAFDIDLRSLMESEKRVTEEGIAEILADPALAAVSVSRGEIQDLIANAPNAAQLIEMLYGLYREHRRSVEAGQGPPAEAGADIAVERVRDLLAERRNHFPELDAAAERLHEDMAPLPGQFHTALAERLSGRHRIRVRVLPGAVMGALARSFDAHRRNLNLSELLEPSSRLFQMAFQLATLEAEAAVAPLVASAGLLDERAKRLFRLTLLNYVAAAVLMPYARVFKAAEETGYDIDLIGQRFEMSFEQVCHRLTTLQRPKSRGVSFFMIRLDAAGNVSKRLSSGGFPFSRFGGTCPLWNVHKAFEASGRILTQVVEMPDGERYFSIARTVRRGLTPWGRPEPAFAVGLACDLKSAERLVYSRGIDLKTIEPTPIGVNCRLCPRPDCGQRAAPPIGKEPRDSEFVKTLSPFGFAG, via the coding sequence ATGAGCACGGGGTTCGATGATCGCAAGCTGTTTGCCGGAGCGCGCCTGCGCCGCATCCGCCAGGAGCACGGCCTGACGCAGACCGAGATGGCCGAGCGGCTCGGTGTCTCGATCTCCTATCTCAACCTGATCGAGCGCAATCAGCGCCCGCTCACCGCCAATGTGCTGCTGCGCCTCGCCTCGGCCTTCGACATCGACCTGCGCTCGCTGATGGAGAGCGAGAAGCGCGTCACCGAGGAAGGCATTGCCGAAATCCTCGCCGATCCCGCCCTCGCCGCCGTTTCCGTCAGCCGGGGCGAGATCCAGGACCTGATCGCCAATGCGCCCAATGCGGCGCAACTGATCGAAATGCTCTACGGCCTCTATCGCGAGCATCGGCGCAGCGTCGAGGCGGGGCAGGGGCCGCCCGCCGAGGCCGGCGCCGACATCGCCGTCGAGCGGGTGCGCGACCTGCTGGCCGAGCGGCGCAATCATTTCCCCGAGCTCGACGCCGCGGCCGAGCGCCTGCACGAGGACATGGCCCCGCTCCCCGGCCAGTTCCACACGGCGCTCGCCGAGCGCCTGTCGGGCCGGCACCGCATCCGGGTGCGCGTGCTGCCGGGCGCGGTGATGGGCGCGCTGGCGCGCAGCTTCGACGCCCATCGCCGCAACCTCAACCTGTCCGAACTGCTGGAGCCGTCCTCGCGGCTGTTCCAGATGGCGTTCCAGCTCGCGACGCTGGAGGCCGAGGCGGCGGTGGCTCCGCTGGTGGCGAGCGCCGGCCTCCTCGACGAGCGGGCGAAGCGGCTGTTCCGCCTGACCCTCCTCAACTATGTCGCCGCCGCGGTGCTGATGCCCTATGCCCGGGTGTTCAAGGCGGCGGAGGAGACCGGCTACGACATCGACCTGATCGGCCAGCGCTTCGAGATGAGCTTCGAGCAGGTCTGCCATCGGCTGACCACGCTGCAGCGCCCGAAGAGCCGCGGCGTCTCCTTCTTCATGATCCGCCTGGATGCTGCCGGCAACGTCTCCAAGCGCCTGTCCTCGGGCGGCTTTCCCTTCTCGCGCTTCGGGGGCACCTGCCCCTTGTGGAACGTGCACAAGGCCTTCGAGGCCTCGGGGCGGATCCTGACCCAGGTGGTCGAGATGCCGGACGGCGAGCGCTATTTCTCGATCGCGCGCACCGTGCGCCGCGGCCTGACCCCCTGGGGCCGGCCGGAGCCGGCCTTCGCCGTCGGCCTCGCCTGCGACCTCAAATCAGCGGAGCGGCTGGTCTACAGCCGCGGCATCGACCTCAAGACCATCGAGCCGACCCCGATCGGCGTCAATTGCCGGCTCTGCCCCCGCCCCGACTGCGGCCAGCGCGCCGCCCCGCCGATCGGCAAGGAGCCGCGCGATTCGGAGTTCGTGAAGACGCTGTCGCCGTTCGGGTTCGCGGGGTAG
- the aceA gene encoding isocitrate lyase produces the protein MTESTFQSLVPGAPAGRFDGIARSYGAADVERLRGSVAVAHTLSERGANRLWRSLHETPYVNALGAVTGNQAMQMVRAGLQAIYLSGWQVAADANLAGAMYPDQSLYPANSGPELCRRINKALQRADQIEHAEGGAGRDWFAPIVADAEAGFGGPLNAFEIMKAYIEAGAAGVHFEDQLASEKKCGHLGGKVLIPTAAHERNLNAARLAADVCGVPTLVVARTDAESARLITSDIDERDRPFIEPDERTPEGFYRLKEGTGLDHCIARGLAYASCADLLWWETSHPDLDDARAFAEAIQKQHPGKLMAYNCSPSFNWKAKLSPETIAKFQRELGAMGYKFQFVTLAGFHALNHGMFELARGYRDRGMAAYSELQQAEFAAEAHGYTATKHQREVGTGYFDAVSLAIGGGASSTTAMRDSTEAAQFAKPHAIAAE, from the coding sequence ATGACCGAGTCCACCTTCCAGAGCCTCGTGCCCGGCGCCCCTGCCGGCCGCTTCGACGGCATCGCGCGCAGCTACGGCGCCGCCGATGTCGAGCGCCTGCGCGGCTCGGTCGCCGTTGCGCACACGCTGTCCGAGCGCGGGGCCAACCGGCTGTGGCGCTCGCTGCACGAGACGCCCTATGTCAACGCGCTCGGGGCCGTCACCGGCAACCAGGCCATGCAGATGGTCCGCGCCGGCCTGCAGGCGATCTACCTCTCCGGCTGGCAGGTGGCGGCCGACGCCAACCTCGCCGGGGCGATGTATCCGGACCAGAGCCTCTATCCCGCCAATTCCGGGCCGGAGCTGTGCCGGCGCATCAACAAGGCGCTGCAGCGCGCCGACCAGATCGAGCATGCCGAGGGCGGCGCCGGGCGCGACTGGTTCGCCCCCATCGTCGCCGACGCCGAGGCCGGCTTCGGTGGGCCGCTCAACGCCTTCGAGATCATGAAGGCCTATATCGAGGCCGGCGCCGCGGGCGTGCATTTCGAGGATCAGCTCGCCTCGGAGAAGAAATGCGGCCATCTCGGCGGCAAGGTGCTGATCCCGACCGCGGCGCACGAGCGCAATCTCAACGCCGCGCGCCTCGCCGCCGACGTCTGCGGCGTGCCGACCCTGGTCGTCGCCCGCACCGATGCCGAGAGCGCCCGGCTGATCACCTCCGACATCGACGAGCGCGACCGGCCCTTCATCGAGCCGGACGAGCGCACGCCGGAGGGCTTCTACCGCCTGAAGGAGGGCACCGGGCTCGACCATTGCATCGCCAGGGGGCTCGCCTATGCCTCCTGCGCCGACCTGCTGTGGTGGGAGACCTCGCATCCCGACCTCGACGATGCTCGGGCCTTCGCCGAGGCGATCCAGAAGCAGCATCCCGGCAAGCTGATGGCGTACAATTGCTCGCCCTCCTTCAACTGGAAGGCGAAGCTCTCGCCCGAGACCATCGCCAAATTCCAGCGCGAGCTCGGCGCCATGGGCTACAAGTTCCAGTTCGTCACCCTGGCGGGCTTCCACGCCCTCAACCACGGCATGTTCGAGCTGGCGCGCGGCTATCGCGACCGCGGCATGGCGGCCTATTCGGAGCTGCAGCAGGCCGAGTTCGCCGCCGAGGCGCACGGCTATACCGCGACCAAGCACCAGCGCGAGGTCGGCACCGGCTATTTCGACGCGGTGAGTCTCGCCATCGGCGGCGGCGCCTCGTCGACGACAGCCATGCGCGATTCCACCGAGGCGGCCCAGTTCGCCAAGCCGCACGCCATCGCCGCCGAGTAA
- a CDS encoding dienelactone hydrolase family protein produces the protein MSNHLAIRAPDGAFGAYVARPAALPAPAVVVLHEVFGVNADIRKTCDELAQQGFIAVAPDLYWRQEPGVDLGVSSEPDWQRGLQLYAAFDRDRGAEDISHVLSSVAHLPDCTGKVAVMGFCLGGLMAFLTAARFGADAAVAYHGGDTEKYLDEVDGLRAPLLMHLAEEDEFISKAAQAAIKSALASKDNAIVFSYPGQNHAFARHNGAHYNAEAAALANGRTGAFLSEQLR, from the coding sequence ATGAGCAATCATCTTGCGATCCGCGCCCCCGACGGCGCCTTCGGTGCCTATGTCGCACGGCCGGCCGCGCTGCCCGCGCCTGCCGTCGTGGTTCTGCACGAGGTCTTCGGGGTCAATGCCGACATCCGCAAGACATGCGATGAACTCGCCCAGCAGGGCTTCATCGCGGTCGCGCCGGACCTCTACTGGCGCCAGGAGCCGGGCGTCGATCTGGGCGTGAGCTCGGAGCCGGACTGGCAGCGGGGTCTGCAGCTCTATGCCGCCTTCGACCGCGATCGGGGCGCGGAGGACATCAGCCACGTCCTGAGCAGCGTGGCTCACCTGCCCGACTGCACGGGCAAGGTGGCGGTGATGGGCTTCTGCCTCGGTGGCCTGATGGCGTTCCTGACTGCCGCGCGTTTCGGCGCCGACGCGGCGGTGGCCTACCATGGCGGAGACACCGAAAAATATCTCGACGAGGTCGATGGCCTCAGGGCTCCGCTGCTGATGCACCTGGCGGAGGAAGACGAATTCATCTCCAAGGCCGCTCAGGCCGCCATCAAGTCCGCGCTCGCCTCGAAGGACAACGCGATCGTCTTCAGCTACCCCGGCCAGAACCACGCCTTCGCGCGCCACAACGGCGCTCACTACAACGCCGAGGCGGCCGCGCTCGCGAACGGGCGGACAGGTGCGTTCCTGAGCGAGCAGCTTCGATGA
- a CDS encoding alpha/beta hydrolase, translated as MAKPSIVFAHGIWADGSCFQKLIPTLRAEGHEVMAAQYGLDTLKGDVDATIRTIARVEGPVVLVGHSYGGTVITHAGLDPKVAALVYIAALGPDETETSQGQQEKFPRTDIFKHIDVADGRVWLKPEGTVCFAGDLTPEEQEIAYATHFAPAMDLFTQKHDGVAWRTKPSWSIVATQDRTVNPELERFAAKRMGATTVELASSHVPMLSQPRAVLEVIRNASAAVARTAHAA; from the coding sequence ATGGCTAAGCCGAGTATCGTCTTCGCGCACGGAATCTGGGCCGATGGCTCATGCTTCCAGAAGCTGATCCCGACGCTGCGGGCGGAGGGCCACGAGGTGATGGCCGCCCAGTACGGCCTGGACACGCTGAAGGGCGATGTCGACGCGACCATCCGAACGATCGCGCGCGTCGAAGGCCCGGTCGTTCTCGTCGGCCATTCCTACGGCGGCACCGTCATCACGCACGCCGGTCTGGACCCCAAAGTGGCCGCCCTGGTCTATATCGCGGCCCTGGGCCCGGACGAGACCGAGACGTCGCAGGGCCAGCAGGAAAAGTTCCCCAGGACCGACATCTTCAAGCACATCGACGTCGCCGACGGCCGCGTCTGGCTGAAGCCGGAGGGCACGGTCTGCTTCGCCGGAGACCTCACTCCCGAGGAGCAGGAGATCGCCTACGCGACCCATTTCGCGCCGGCGATGGACCTGTTCACCCAGAAGCATGACGGCGTCGCCTGGCGGACCAAGCCGAGCTGGTCGATCGTCGCCACCCAGGATCGCACCGTCAATCCGGAGCTGGAGCGCTTCGCCGCCAAGCGCATGGGCGCCACGACCGTCGAGCTCGCGAGCAGCCACGTCCCCATGCTCTCGCAACCGCGGGCCGTGCTCGAGGTGATCCGCAATGCCTCCGCCGCGGTCGCCAGGACCGCGCACGCGGCCTGA
- a CDS encoding ATP-binding protein translates to MTLTSNAAVGEHLAFGEFELAPAARALWRSGTPVKLGSRALDILIALASRPGEILSKNELTRLVWGDAFVDETALRVGVSAVRKALGEGGQDCITTVPGRGYCFVREVATTPGLPSRGSTDGEVLKPQRLPQQIARVVGRDAVIETLVHEVARRRLLSLVGPGGIGKTTVALAVAARLRDAFDAVAFVDLAPIEDRHQMSAGVAAALGLNLRPRQDPLEEIATAIAGRRALLLLDNCEHLVDPAAAFAEELLGRVPGMSILATTRELLRAAGEWVHQLSPLDVPPNTAALSARAALGYSAVEMFEDRAAFALGGYELSDADAPHVAEICQRLDGIALAIELAAGRLADLGVQRLASSLEDGFQVLTRGRRTALPRHQTLRATLDWSYRLLSPEDQAALRRLSVFSGPFTLDDAKAVIGRDRRLMEVGDALASLLDKSLIAAAPRDGIPRYGLLETTRAHAREKLAEAGEADLYRRRHADHVRAVFDRAHAEWGRRPTLEWLQAYSDQLGNLRTALDWAFAHEDDGGIGAALTAAAAPLWFHLSLLDEGLTRVERAITRLKARPHPDRRLLMQLYAVSGWPQLRAIKGIPSGSAAWEETLALAVELGDVDYQLRALWALWVDCGNRGAAAEALVLANRFAGLAEAAGEPQDRMIARRLRGHSLHFLGDFTSSREETETMLAHYARAPRGSHLVRFQYDQRLVAEIVLARGLWIQGRAEQAVARLDDMVAEAQALDHTLTLAHVLSDAACFIALWVGDLALAARYVGMLRAHTTLHALDVWRTYADAFEGEILIREGRAPEGVERLKQAVRSLQSGGFVLYNTAFAGVLAIGLLACGRSREAQDVAETAIGRCHDTGEAWCLAELMRIRALALAASGRSKDAVDVLANGLVVARRQGALAWELRLASALVEIEDSAGARDVLRDIVNRMPEGFATSDYRRAVERLNA, encoded by the coding sequence ATGACACTCACATCGAATGCGGCGGTGGGAGAGCATCTCGCTTTTGGCGAGTTCGAGCTTGCGCCGGCGGCGCGGGCCCTTTGGCGTTCGGGCACGCCTGTGAAGCTCGGCAGCCGAGCGCTCGACATCCTGATCGCCCTGGCGTCGCGGCCCGGCGAGATTCTCTCCAAGAATGAGCTCACACGGCTCGTCTGGGGCGATGCCTTCGTCGACGAGACGGCGCTCCGGGTCGGCGTCTCCGCCGTGCGGAAGGCGCTTGGCGAAGGCGGCCAGGATTGCATCACCACCGTGCCGGGACGCGGCTATTGCTTCGTCCGGGAGGTCGCGACGACGCCGGGCCTTCCATCGCGCGGATCGACGGACGGCGAGGTCCTCAAGCCCCAGCGGCTTCCCCAGCAGATCGCCCGTGTCGTCGGCCGCGACGCGGTCATCGAGACCCTGGTCCATGAGGTGGCGCGCCGCCGTCTCCTGTCGCTGGTGGGGCCGGGCGGCATCGGCAAGACGACGGTCGCCCTGGCAGTCGCGGCGCGCCTGCGCGATGCGTTCGACGCCGTCGCCTTCGTCGATCTCGCGCCGATCGAGGACAGGCACCAGATGTCGGCCGGCGTGGCCGCGGCGTTGGGGCTGAACCTCCGCCCGCGGCAAGACCCCCTCGAGGAGATTGCAACCGCCATCGCGGGACGGCGGGCCCTGCTCCTTCTCGACAATTGCGAGCATCTCGTGGATCCGGCCGCGGCCTTCGCCGAGGAGCTGCTGGGGCGGGTTCCCGGCATGTCGATACTGGCCACCACGCGCGAGCTGCTGCGCGCGGCCGGCGAGTGGGTCCATCAGCTCTCCCCGCTGGATGTCCCTCCGAACACGGCCGCGCTCTCTGCGCGAGCCGCCCTCGGCTATTCGGCGGTGGAAATGTTCGAAGATCGCGCCGCCTTCGCCCTGGGAGGGTATGAACTCAGCGACGCAGACGCGCCCCATGTCGCCGAAATCTGCCAACGGCTGGACGGTATCGCGTTGGCCATCGAGCTCGCCGCGGGCCGCCTGGCCGACCTGGGGGTCCAGCGGCTCGCCAGCTCCCTGGAGGACGGCTTCCAGGTGCTCACGCGTGGACGGCGCACGGCGCTTCCGCGGCACCAGACGCTGCGCGCCACGCTCGACTGGAGCTATCGGCTCCTGTCACCCGAGGACCAGGCGGCCCTGAGACGGCTCTCCGTGTTCAGCGGTCCCTTCACTCTCGACGATGCGAAGGCCGTGATCGGACGGGATCGACGGCTGATGGAGGTCGGCGACGCCTTGGCCAGCCTCCTCGACAAGTCCCTCATCGCCGCCGCCCCCAGGGACGGCATCCCTCGATACGGCCTGCTGGAAACCACCCGGGCCCATGCCCGGGAGAAGCTGGCCGAGGCCGGAGAGGCGGACTTGTATCGCCGCCGCCACGCCGACCATGTCCGAGCCGTCTTCGACCGGGCCCACGCGGAGTGGGGCCGACGGCCGACGCTCGAGTGGCTGCAGGCCTATTCGGATCAGCTCGGCAACCTCAGGACCGCGCTGGACTGGGCCTTCGCCCACGAGGACGACGGCGGCATCGGCGCCGCGCTGACCGCCGCGGCAGCGCCCCTGTGGTTCCACCTGTCGCTGCTCGACGAGGGCCTCACGCGGGTGGAGCGGGCGATAACCCGGCTCAAGGCCCGCCCCCATCCGGACCGGCGGCTCCTGATGCAGCTCTATGCCGTTTCGGGTTGGCCGCAGCTGCGAGCCATCAAGGGAATTCCGAGCGGATCGGCGGCCTGGGAGGAAACCCTGGCCCTCGCCGTCGAGCTCGGCGACGTCGACTACCAGCTCCGCGCGCTCTGGGCGCTCTGGGTCGACTGTGGCAATCGCGGCGCTGCGGCGGAGGCTCTCGTGCTGGCCAACCGCTTCGCCGGCCTCGCCGAGGCGGCAGGGGAGCCGCAGGATCGCATGATCGCTCGCCGCCTGCGCGGTCACTCGCTCCACTTCCTGGGAGACTTCACAAGCTCGCGCGAGGAAACCGAGACCATGCTGGCCCATTACGCGCGAGCGCCACGAGGATCGCATCTGGTCCGCTTCCAGTACGATCAGAGGCTGGTCGCCGAGATCGTCCTGGCCCGCGGACTGTGGATCCAGGGCCGTGCCGAGCAGGCGGTGGCGCGCCTCGACGACATGGTCGCGGAGGCGCAGGCGCTCGACCATACGCTGACGCTGGCCCATGTTCTGTCCGATGCGGCCTGCTTCATCGCCCTCTGGGTGGGCGATCTGGCGCTCGCCGCCCGCTACGTCGGCATGCTGCGAGCGCACACGACGCTGCACGCGCTCGACGTCTGGCGTACCTATGCGGATGCCTTCGAAGGCGAAATCCTGATCCGGGAGGGGCGCGCGCCGGAAGGCGTGGAGCGCCTGAAGCAGGCCGTTCGATCGCTCCAGTCGGGAGGATTCGTCCTCTACAACACGGCGTTCGCCGGCGTTCTGGCGATCGGGCTCCTGGCGTGCGGCCGGAGCCGCGAGGCGCAGGACGTGGCGGAGACTGCCATCGGTCGATGCCATGACACCGGAGAAGCCTGGTGCCTCGCCGAGCTCATGCGCATCCGCGCCCTGGCTCTCGCGGCGTCGGGCCGCTCCAAGGACGCCGTCGACGTCCTGGCGAACGGCCTTGTCGTCGCGCGCAGGCAAGGCGCGCTCGCCTGGGAGCTGAGGCTGGCATCGGCTCTCGTGGAGATCGAGGACAGCGCCGGCGCCCGAGACGTTCTGCGCGACATCGTGAACCGCATGCCGGAGGGCTTTGCCACGAGCGACTACCGCCGCGCCGTGGAAAGGCTGAATGCCTGA
- a CDS encoding glycosyltransferase family 2 protein, with protein MSETAQPRVEPAAQRSAAPRIAVLVPCYNEATTIATVVRDFLGHLPGATVYVYDNNSRDGTAEIAAAAGAVVRRETRQGKGHVMRRMFADIDADIYVMVDGDDTYDAASAPLLVARLREGPYDLVNGARIDTGKAAYRPGHRFGNRLLTGLVSNIFGIASRDMLSGYKALSRRFVKSFPALSTGFEIETELLVHALELNIPASEVDTPYKERPAGSESKLRTVQDGLRILRLITRMVKAERPLLFFSAMATVLALLSIGVAIPVFIDFVETGLVPRLPSAVLSVGLMLSAIISFFSGLILSTVTRGRRELKRLRYLAFAPVW; from the coding sequence ATGTCCGAGACCGCCCAGCCCCGCGTCGAGCCCGCCGCACAGCGCAGCGCCGCGCCGCGCATCGCCGTGCTGGTGCCCTGCTACAACGAGGCCACCACCATCGCGACGGTGGTGCGCGACTTCCTCGGCCACCTGCCGGGCGCGACCGTCTACGTCTACGACAACAATTCCCGGGACGGCACGGCCGAGATCGCCGCGGCGGCCGGGGCGGTGGTGCGGCGCGAGACGCGCCAGGGCAAGGGCCATGTAATGCGGCGCATGTTCGCCGACATCGATGCCGACATCTATGTCATGGTCGACGGCGACGACACCTATGACGCCGCCAGCGCGCCGCTGCTGGTCGCCCGCCTGCGCGAAGGCCCCTACGACCTCGTCAACGGCGCCCGCATCGACACCGGCAAGGCGGCCTACCGGCCGGGCCACCGCTTCGGCAACCGCCTCCTGACCGGGCTCGTCTCCAACATCTTCGGCATCGCCTCGCGCGACATGCTGTCGGGCTACAAGGCGCTGTCGCGCCGCTTCGTCAAATCCTTCCCGGCCCTCTCCACCGGCTTCGAGATCGAGACCGAGCTGCTCGTGCACGCGCTGGAGCTCAACATCCCCGCCTCCGAGGTCGACACGCCCTACAAGGAGCGGCCGGCGGGCTCGGAGAGCAAGCTGCGCACGGTGCAGGACGGCCTGCGCATCCTGCGGCTGATCACCCGCATGGTGAAGGCGGAGCGGCCGCTGCTGTTCTTCTCGGCGATGGCCACGGTGCTGGCGCTGCTCTCGATCGGCGTCGCCATCCCGGTCTTCATCGACTTCGTCGAGACCGGCCTGGTGCCCCGCCTGCCTTCGGCGGTGCTGTCGGTCGGCCTGATGCTGTCGGCGATCATCTCCTTCTTCTCAGGCCTGATCCTCTCGACCGTGACGCGCGGGCGGCGCGAACTGAAGCGCCTGCGCTATCTCGCCTTCGCGCCGGTGTGGTGA
- a CDS encoding GtrA family protein — MRLSARIARFLVAGAAGFVVDVGVLSALVWCGADPRPARLVSFLAAMTLTWQINRVTTFGDRAGPATVAEFLRYAMASGLAALINLGVYMGLVTWGGAFRTWPVLAVAIATALSMTVNFLSYLKLVFSPRPR, encoded by the coding sequence ATGCGGCTCTCGGCGCGCATCGCCCGGTTCCTGGTCGCGGGCGCGGCCGGCTTCGTCGTCGACGTCGGCGTGCTCAGCGCGCTGGTGTGGTGCGGCGCCGATCCGAGGCCCGCCCGGCTCGTCTCCTTCCTGGCGGCGATGACGTTGACCTGGCAGATCAACCGCGTCACCACCTTCGGCGACCGGGCCGGTCCGGCGACGGTCGCCGAGTTCCTGCGCTACGCCATGGCCAGCGGCCTCGCCGCCCTGATCAATCTCGGCGTCTATATGGGCCTGGTCACCTGGGGCGGCGCGTTCCGGACCTGGCCGGTGCTGGCCGTGGCCATCGCCACCGCCCTGTCGATGACCGTCAACTTCCTGAGCTACCTGAAGCTGGTTTTCTCGCCGCGCCCCCGATAG